Proteins encoded by one window of Nicotiana tabacum cultivar K326 chromosome 10, ASM71507v2, whole genome shotgun sequence:
- the LOC107815780 gene encoding uncharacterized protein LOC107815780, with amino-acid sequence MDSYSYAAISSSSNSCSSSSSSIPYSKYPQEVKKNKPLPSYHSSLHGVRRLPSKPMTKQPIAPLPPTPPKIYKVEPVNFKEVVQMLTAAPEFQSNSSNSSSGSGSSSSSSSRRLQDVAPPPLDLSPVSLPRNNIAAEWREFLRPSYSSNNQVESISVACNDSTNEAQERSHVTPRNLSENLFGSCSPLANFPLSPASFAWCSSILLSPGTLPSPNAVL; translated from the coding sequence ATGGATTCTTATTCATATGCagctatttcttcttcttctaattcTTGTTCCTCTTCCTCTAGTTCTATTCCATATTCCAAATATCCAcaagaagtaaagaaaaataaaccATTACCTTCATATCATTCCTCACTTCATGGAGTTCGTAGGCTCCCATCAAAACCAATGACTAAACAACCAATTGCACCATTGCCACCAACTCCTCCTAAAATCTACAAAGTCGAACCTGTTAATTTCAAGGAAGTCGTCCAAATGCTCACTGCTGCACCTGAGTTTCAATCCAACTCTAGTAATTCTAGCTCTGGCTCTGGCTCTAGTTCTAGTTCCAGCTCGAGGCGTTTACAAGATGTGGCTCCTCCTCCACTTGATCTCTCACCAGTTTCATTACCAAGAAATAACATTGCTGCAGAATGGAGAGAGTTCCTTCGTCCTTCTTACTCTTCAAACAACCAAGTTGAATCAATTAGCGTGGCATGTAATGACTCAACAAATGAAGCACAAGAAAGATCACATGTAACGCCACGAAATCTATCAGAAAACCTATTTGGATCATGCAGTCCACTTGCTAATTTTCCTCTATCGCCTGCTTCTTTTGCATGGTGTTCTTCTATTCTTCTAAGCCCTGGAACCCTTCCTTCACCAAATGCAGTTCTTTAG